GACATCAAGCCCGCAGACGGCCGTTTCGGCTGCGGACCGTCCAAGGTGCGCCCCGAGGCCCTGAGGGCCCTCGCCGCCACCCAGACCTCCCTGCTCGGCACCTCGCACCGCCAGGCCCCGGTCAAGAACGTGGTCAAGCGCGTGCGCGAGGGCGTGAGCAGCCTGTTCTCGCTGCCGGAGGGCTACGAAGTCGTCCTCGGCAACGGCGGCTCCACCGCCTTCTGGGACATCGCCGCCTTCGGCCTGGTGCGGGAGAAGTCCCAGCACCTGGACTTCGGCGAGTTCTCCTCGAAGTTCGCCTCCTCGGTCAAGGCCGCCCCGTGGCTGGCCGAGCCGAGCGTGATCAAGACCGCCCCGGGCACCCACCCGCTGCCGGTCGCCGAGGCCGGTGTGGACGTCTACGGGCTGACCCACAACGAGACCTCGACCGGCGTCGCGATGCCGATCCGTCGCCCGGCCGGCGCGGACGAGGGCTCGCTGGTCCTGGTGGACGCCACCTCGGGCGCCGGCGGCCTGCCGGTGGACATCACCGAGACGGACGTCTACTACTTCGCCCCGCAGAAGTCCTTCGCCTCCGAGGGCGGCCTCTGGCTGGCCACGTTCTCCCCGGCCGCCCTGGAGCGCGCCGCCGAGATCGCCGGCTCCGGCCGCTACATCCCGCCGTTCTTCTCGCTGCCGACGGCCATCGACAACTCGTCGAAGGACCAGACGTACAACACCCCGTCGATCGCCACCCTCTTCCTGCTGGCCGACCAGCTGGAGTGGCTGAACGGCAACGGCGGGCTGGACTGGGCGGTCGCCCGTACGGCCGACTCCTCGTCCCGGCTGTACTCCTGGGCCGAGAAGTCCGCCTTCGCCACCCCCTTCGTGGCGAACCCGGCGGAGCGCTCCCAGGTGGTCGGCACCATCGACTTCGACGAGTCGGTGGACGCCGCGGCCGTCGCCAAGGCACTGCGTGCCAACGGCATCGTGGACACCGAGCCGTACCGCAAGCTGGGCCGCAACCAGCTGCGGATCGCGATGTTCCCGGCGATCGACCCGGCGGACGTCGAGGCGCTCACCCACTGCATCGACTACGTGGTCGAGCAGCTCTGAGCACTCTCCGAGGCATGTGTGAGGGCCACCACCCGCCGGGTGGTGGCCCTCCCGCCGTTCAGGGGCTACCGGCCGTTCAGGGCGTACCGGCCGTTCACGGGCTACCGGCCGGCCAATGAGCTGATCAGCACGACGACCAGCAGCAGCACCAGGGTGCCGGAGACGATGCGCATTCGAGTCTTGGGATCCACAGTCAACGAGCGTACCTGCGGCTCACCCCCGGCCGGTCG
The genomic region above belongs to Streptomyces sp. 1331.2 and contains:
- the serC gene encoding phosphoserine transaminase, producing MAQIQIPADIKPADGRFGCGPSKVRPEALRALAATQTSLLGTSHRQAPVKNVVKRVREGVSSLFSLPEGYEVVLGNGGSTAFWDIAAFGLVREKSQHLDFGEFSSKFASSVKAAPWLAEPSVIKTAPGTHPLPVAEAGVDVYGLTHNETSTGVAMPIRRPAGADEGSLVLVDATSGAGGLPVDITETDVYYFAPQKSFASEGGLWLATFSPAALERAAEIAGSGRYIPPFFSLPTAIDNSSKDQTYNTPSIATLFLLADQLEWLNGNGGLDWAVARTADSSSRLYSWAEKSAFATPFVANPAERSQVVGTIDFDESVDAAAVAKALRANGIVDTEPYRKLGRNQLRIAMFPAIDPADVEALTHCIDYVVEQL